The genomic DNA CGACCCCAGGGAGTGCGCCAGTTTCCCAGCCAGGAGCATGACCCCACATGGCGGGGCAAGGCCCCTATGATCGCTGCCCCAGAAGAAGATGAGTACCCGATAGAGTATCCGGCAGATGATGAGGCAGCTCCGCAGATGAGGAGTCCTTCTGAGCGCAGACAGTCCTTGGGGGTGCCTGGCGAGCTACCCCACCCCGATGAGTTGGACACGGACTGGTACCAGTACTATCAGAACCGCTACGAGGAGATCAGGGCTGAGATACGCCGCGAAGTTTGGGCGGTCCCAGATGCTGCAATGCCTCCTCCCATGCCAGGGATGTTACCAGGAGGAGCCGAGGATGACCCGATTGCGATCAGCAGCGACGATGACTTTGAGGGAAGCTCTGGGCTGAGCTCTCTAGACTCGGATGGCGACTGGTAGGGTAGTGTTAGTTATGTATCATCAGCAACGGACCCTTTATGAGGCCGTCTTGATGCTAGTTGTTTATCTCTAGTCCCCTTGTGACGTGAAAACTGTTCTTTCCTACGGTTTCACGCTTTTCTTTTGTCGATCGCGTAGAATTTTGGGACTTTCGTAGGATGTGTAGGAGGATCAGTTATGTACGAAAAGACCTCTCTAGAGGCAATTTTGGcttgatatatataaaaaaatgaagatgtTTTATGCTCACGATCGTATCTTGTTTATATGTGATGTTATTATGCCTCTTGTTGGTTGccttcaattaaaattatgtacaAGAGACCAACacgtgttttgtttttttttgtatttatttatttactgtctcaataataataatttcgTTTATAGAATGCCACCTAGGAGGGTAGGACGTCCTAGAGGACGGGGAAGGGGGCGCGGTGGAAGAATGCCCCAAATTGACGAAGGAAATCATGAAGATTGGCGCGAAGTTACGCCACCACCTCCATCTCCACCTCCGCCTCCACCTTCACCTCCCCCGCCACCACTTATGCAAATTCCGAGGATTGAACGCAGGATTGAAGAAGTCTTTCTCCGACAGAATCCACCAAGCTTTAACGGACTGGGCGACCCGGTCGAGGCTGAGACTTGGGTGCGTGCAATGGAACGGATATTCAACTTCCTGCAATGCACAGATGGAGAGCGTATGACATGCGTGACCTTCCAATTAGCCGGATCGGCCGATTTCTGGTGGGAGGCACGTAAGAAGACCATGACCCCAGGCCAGATTGCAAGCTTAACTTGGGAGCAGTTCAAGGCAGAAATGTATGATAAGTACATCCCTAAGAGTTACCGAAAGAAGAAGGAAGTGGAATTCTATCACCTTAAGCAGGGAAGGATGTCAGTAACAGAGTATGATAGGGTTTTCTGCGAGATGTCCCGATATGCTCCAGAACAAGTCGACACTGATGAAAGGATGGCGGAGAAATTTTGTGCCGGTCTGAGGCACGAGATTAGGATGGCATTAGCTAGCCACGGGGGATTGACCTATCTGGAGTCCCTGAGCCGAGCTTTGGATATAGAGGCGGCAATGCCCACTGAACGGAGCACTCAGACTGTAGCTCCGGTACCTCCTCAAAACCATCCCCAAGGGTCCAAAGAAAAACGCAAATGGGAAGGTACCCGAGGTCCTCAACAACAGAAACGGCCATGGCAACCACAATCTCACCACCATGATGTTGGAAGACAAAATGCCCCAAATCCAACTCGGGGCTATCAATCAAATCTGAGACCATGCCCCAGATGCAACAAGGTGCACATGGGAATCTGCAGATCAGGGACAGACATTTGCTTCGTGTGTGGAAGGAATGGCCACTTTGCTAGGAACTGTCCGAACAAGACTTCTGGAGTAGGGGCAAGGTCGAACCAGCCAGCACAGCGCACACAGTTGCAAGCAATCCAGATGCAACCTTGGCAACCACCACAGTTACCTCCTCCACCAAAGCAGCAGCATCCTCGGAGGCCGAGTCTCCCATCACAGGCCCGTGCCTATGCTCTCAGACAGAAGAAACCGGAAGGGGACCAAGGAAATCTGGCAGGTATGGCTATGCTCCTCGGTGTACCTGTCATTCTCTTATTTGATACTGGTGCATCGCACTCCTTCATATCAGCATCTTGCGTAGATACCTTAGACATCCCAACGAATCAAGTTGAACATAGACTTAGGGTGTCTTCGCCTGTCGGAggaataattgaaattaagtgCTTCTGCTCAAACCTAGAGGTTTCTTTTGGAGGACATCAGTTATTAGTCAACAACTTGAGTGTTATGCCCATGTCCGACGTCGATATAATCCTTGGAATGGATTAGCTAGCTGAAAACTATGCCACTATCCTGTGCAACCAACGAAAAATCTCTTTTCACCCTCCCGAGAAGGACGCCACTAACTTTCATGGGGTTACCTTGGGTAAGCGGAAATCCATAATCTCCGCGCTACAAGCCGCAACGCTTGTACGAAAAGGCCACCCGGCCTATCTTGTCTACCTGAacgaagagagaaaagaagagaggaaAATTGAAGATGTAGAAATAGTGCGAGAGTTCCCAGATGTGTTTCCCGACAATCTACCTGGTTTACCCCCGGATAGGCAATTGGAATTCACCATCGATCTCGAACCC from Salvia hispanica cultivar TCC Black 2014 unplaced genomic scaffold, UniMelb_Shisp_WGS_1.0 HiC_scaffold_105, whole genome shotgun sequence includes the following:
- the LOC125197885 gene encoding uncharacterized protein LOC125197885, whose product is MPPRRVGRPRGRGRGRGGRMPQIDEGNHEDWREVTPPPPSPPPPPPSPPPPPLMQIPRIERRIEEVFLRQNPPSFNGLGDPVEAETWVRAMERIFNFLQCTDGERMTCVTFQLAGSADFWWEARKKTMTPGQIASLTWEQFKAEMYDKYIPKSYRKKKEVEFYHLKQGRMSVTEYDRVFCEMSRYAPEQVDTDERMAEKFCAGLRHEIRMALASHGGLTYLESLSRALDIEAAMPTERSTQTVAPVPPQNHPQGSKEKRKWEGTRGPQQQKRPWQPQSHHHDVGRQNAPNPTRGYQSNLRPCPRCNKVHMGICRSGTDICFVCGRNGHFARNCPNKTSGVGARSNQPAQRTQLQAIQMQPWQPPQLPPPPKQQHPRRPSLPSQARAYALRQKKPEGDQGNLAGMAMLLGVPVILLFDTGASHSFISASCVDTLDIPTNQVEHRLRVSSPVGGIIEIKCFCSNLELAENYATILCNQRKISFHPPEKDATNFHGVTLGKRKSIISALQAATLVRKGHPAYLVYLNEERKEERKIEDVEIVREFPDVFPDNLPGLPPDRQLEFTIDLEPGSAPVSKAPYRMAPKELEELKMQLQELMDLGFIRPSVSPWGAPVLFVKKKDGTLRMCIDYRELNKLTLKNKYPLPRIDDLFDQLRGASVFSKMDLKSGYHQLKIRQDGIPKTAFRTRYGHYEFVVMPFGLTNAPAVFMDLMNRVFHPYLDKFVLVFIDDVLIYSKDKEEHEEHLRITLETLRAEKLYAKFSKCEFWLNEVNFLGHVVTAEGIQVDPAKVEAVQNWKPPGTPNEIRSFLGLA